The following proteins are encoded in a genomic region of Bosea beijingensis:
- a CDS encoding LysR family transcriptional regulator, whose amino-acid sequence MSITLSQVRAFERVARLGSFHAAAKHVGITQPSISQRIKDLEHTLGVELFIRNGPRVSLSSDGHALLEHADRLLENADDMIMRFKRRDPLLGLLRIGVNESFGLVCLTDLMRRLERHYPKLKTSVIVGDTSKVSGLLNDHQLDLAVISEAGVASHVHRVPVGRNELAWMASGDIELPSGPLTPAQIAAHHLIVSPQTARLHTTMTNWFARAGVVPERVSTCDSLSVTILMIRSGFAIGLVPVRVVADELAQGRMVTIPVTPTIGAHEVSLCYQIAQLGPNLQAIVDLTRELIVHHQLFK is encoded by the coding sequence ATGAGCATTACCCTTTCGCAGGTCCGCGCGTTCGAGCGCGTCGCCCGTCTCGGCAGCTTCCACGCCGCTGCGAAACATGTCGGCATCACGCAACCGAGCATCTCCCAACGCATAAAGGATCTGGAGCACACCCTCGGCGTCGAGCTCTTCATCCGCAACGGGCCGCGCGTTTCACTGAGCTCAGACGGCCATGCGCTGCTGGAACACGCCGACCGGCTGCTAGAGAATGCGGACGATATGATCATGCGCTTCAAGCGCCGTGACCCGTTGCTCGGGCTCCTGCGCATCGGAGTCAACGAGAGCTTCGGCCTGGTGTGCCTGACCGACCTGATGCGCAGGCTCGAACGGCATTACCCGAAACTGAAGACATCCGTCATCGTCGGCGACACCAGCAAGGTCAGCGGCCTGCTGAACGATCACCAGCTCGACCTCGCCGTCATCTCGGAGGCTGGCGTCGCGAGCCATGTCCATCGCGTGCCGGTCGGCCGGAACGAGCTCGCCTGGATGGCAAGCGGCGATATAGAACTCCCGTCCGGGCCGTTGACGCCGGCCCAGATCGCGGCGCACCACCTCATCGTCAGCCCACAGACCGCGCGCCTCCACACCACCATGACAAACTGGTTCGCGCGCGCTGGCGTCGTTCCCGAGCGGGTCAGCACCTGCGACAGCTTATCGGTCACGATATTGATGATCCGGAGCGGCTTCGCGATCGGCCTCGTCCCGGTCCGCGTGGTGGCCGACGAACTTGCACAGGGCAGGATGGTGACCATCCCCGTCACGCCGACCATAGGAGCGCACGAGGTCTCGCTCTGCTACCAGATCGCACAACTGGGGCCGAATCTACAGGCGATCGTCGATCTGACCAGGGAGCTGATTGTTCATCACCAGCTTTTCAAGTAG
- a CDS encoding alpha/beta fold hydrolase, which translates to MPARGGSTQGARAPVSGSAGTMARIPIDEGELHYELSGREDGYPVLLFAPGFLSSRIERWRSNPAKPGVPQAWRDPIPVLEPHFRVIALDVRNAGASWAEVGPDYGWASYTADHLRLLKHLGVDRCHVMGGCIGVSFALALEQAAPGTVSAQVLQNPIGLSDTNRDAVDDEVRQWMEKLVQRPGVEPALLQAAARNMFATDFIFSVTREFTGRCGVPSLLMPGDDTMHPASVSADLERLTKAEVIAPWKGEGYRDAAMNRTRDFLLAHAP; encoded by the coding sequence ATGCCCGCGCGTGGAGGATCGACGCAAGGCGCGCGAGCGCCGGTGTCGGGGAGTGCAGGCACGATGGCCAGGATACCGATCGATGAGGGGGAGCTCCATTACGAGCTTTCCGGTAGGGAAGACGGTTATCCCGTCCTACTGTTCGCGCCGGGCTTCCTGAGCTCCCGGATCGAACGCTGGCGATCCAATCCCGCCAAGCCCGGCGTGCCGCAAGCCTGGCGCGACCCCATCCCGGTGCTCGAGCCGCATTTCCGAGTTATTGCCCTCGATGTTCGCAATGCCGGGGCGTCCTGGGCCGAGGTCGGTCCCGACTATGGGTGGGCATCCTATACGGCCGATCATCTCCGCTTGCTGAAGCATCTCGGCGTCGACCGTTGTCACGTCATGGGGGGCTGTATCGGCGTCTCGTTTGCGCTGGCGCTCGAACAAGCCGCCCCTGGAACGGTATCGGCGCAGGTCCTGCAAAATCCCATCGGTCTGTCCGACACCAACCGCGACGCGGTCGATGACGAGGTCCGGCAATGGATGGAGAAGCTGGTACAGCGGCCGGGAGTCGAGCCGGCGCTGCTGCAAGCCGCAGCCCGGAACATGTTCGCGACCGACTTCATCTTCAGCGTGACGCGCGAGTTCACGGGGCGCTGCGGCGTGCCGTCTCTTCTCATGCCAGGCGACGACACCATGCACCCGGCTTCCGTGTCGGCCGATCTCGAACGGCTGACGAAGGCGGAGGTCATCGCTCCCTGGAAAGGCGAGGGGTATCGGGACGCCGCCATGAATCGCACGCGCGACTTTCTGCTCGCGCATGCGCCGTGA
- a CDS encoding TRAP transporter small permease, whose amino-acid sequence MGDNSQDGTAEAWGAEERTWNMQVQEQLALLPAALRSMDRALIKATEVVLVGAGVLFTLLIAYDVVARYAFGASSLFVSAAAKFLLLWFFLLGAGLALRQGSHVGFELVAKSLPFRTYRVVRVVAQLVALGFFAQMLWSGVVSLGPAARQNDPALNLSLFWAFLAMPVGFTLLIYHQLVLMLLDRFAPSERAAP is encoded by the coding sequence ATGGGGGATAACAGCCAGGACGGCACCGCAGAGGCATGGGGAGCTGAAGAGCGGACCTGGAACATGCAGGTTCAGGAGCAGCTCGCGCTTTTGCCTGCCGCGCTGCGCAGCATGGATCGCGCGCTCATCAAGGCGACGGAGGTGGTGCTCGTAGGGGCTGGCGTGCTGTTCACCCTCTTGATCGCCTATGACGTGGTCGCGCGCTACGCCTTTGGCGCCTCATCGCTTTTCGTCAGTGCTGCCGCCAAGTTCCTGCTCTTGTGGTTCTTCCTGCTCGGCGCCGGGCTCGCCCTGCGGCAAGGCAGCCATGTCGGTTTCGAACTGGTCGCGAAGAGCCTGCCATTCCGGACCTATCGCGTCGTTCGAGTCGTCGCCCAACTCGTCGCGCTCGGCTTTTTCGCCCAGATGCTGTGGAGCGGCGTCGTCTCGCTCGGGCCAGCGGCCCGTCAGAACGACCCGGCGCTGAATCTCAGCCTGTTCTGGGCCTTCCTCGCCATGCCGGTGGGCTTCACGCTGCTGATCTACCATCAGCTCGTCCTGATGCTGCTGGACCGTTTCGCACCATCGGAGCGCGCCGCTCCATGA
- a CDS encoding TRAP transporter large permease gives MPVAFGMGFATSTFMLFWEGMEPTILTRRFYSSLGSFPLLAIPLFTMLGILADRAGMLPRMVVWLQMLLGRWRGGMAYLNVLQSLVFAGAGGTAVSDIASTGRVQIQLMVRAGYPVMYSAALTAATAVIGPIIPPSLAMIIYAMSVGNVSVGSLFIAAIIPGLLFTAGFMVMTWYTTRRHGYGTVTERPPFRELVRQTIAVVPLLLLPVIIVGGIVLGIFTVTESAGVGVVYTLLIGFLSKPRLRFRDIYDAVVYSAMISSVVGMLLATGALISWLFTFEGVTQTLADLLTAFTDSPTVFLLLVVAALLVLGMVMDAVPIMVAVAPLLAPIAAQYGVPDVQFGLIFVVASMVGIVHPPAGVILFMTASLMNISVERLSLAILPFVFWLVLVVLLMVFVPGLTTWLPEVVRS, from the coding sequence ATGCCGGTCGCCTTCGGCATGGGTTTCGCCACCTCCACCTTCATGCTCTTCTGGGAGGGGATGGAGCCGACCATCCTGACGCGAAGATTCTACTCCTCGCTGGGCTCCTTTCCACTTCTCGCAATTCCTCTGTTCACAATGCTCGGCATACTCGCCGATCGCGCAGGCATGCTGCCGCGCATGGTCGTGTGGCTCCAGATGCTGCTGGGGCGCTGGCGGGGAGGCATGGCGTATCTCAACGTCCTGCAGTCGCTGGTCTTCGCCGGTGCCGGCGGCACCGCGGTCTCGGACATCGCCAGCACGGGGCGGGTACAGATCCAGCTGATGGTGCGTGCCGGCTATCCGGTGATGTACAGCGCGGCGCTCACGGCGGCGACTGCGGTCATCGGGCCGATCATTCCGCCGAGCCTGGCGATGATCATCTATGCGATGTCGGTCGGCAACGTCTCGGTGGGCTCGCTCTTTATCGCGGCGATCATCCCCGGCCTGCTGTTCACGGCCGGCTTCATGGTGATGACCTGGTACACGACGCGCCGCCATGGATACGGAACGGTCACGGAGCGCCCGCCGTTTCGCGAATTGGTACGTCAAACCATCGCGGTCGTTCCGTTGCTGCTCCTGCCCGTGATCATCGTGGGCGGCATCGTGCTGGGTATTTTCACCGTCACGGAGTCGGCGGGGGTAGGCGTGGTCTACACGCTGCTCATCGGCTTCCTGTCCAAGCCGCGTCTTCGATTTCGCGACATCTACGATGCCGTCGTCTACAGCGCGATGATCAGCTCGGTCGTAGGGATGCTGCTTGCGACGGGCGCACTGATCTCGTGGCTTTTCACCTTCGAGGGCGTCACGCAAACGCTCGCGGACCTGCTTACCGCGTTCACTGACAGCCCGACGGTCTTCCTGCTGCTGGTCGTCGCCGCGTTGCTGGTGCTCGGCATGGTGATGGATGCCGTGCCGATCATGGTGGCGGTTGCGCCGCTCCTGGCGCCGATCGCCGCGCAGTACGGCGTTCCCGACGTTCAGTTCGGACTGATCTTCGTGGTCGCCTCGATGGTCGGCATCGTCCATCCGCCCGCCGGCGTGATCCTGTTCATGACGGCGAGCCTCATGAACATCTCGGTCGAGCGGCTGTCGCTGGCGATCCTGCCATTCGTCTTCTGGCTCGTGCTCGTCGTCCTGCTGATGGTGTTCGTCCCTGGCCTGACGACGTGGCTGCCGGAGGTCGTCCGGTCCTGA
- the rlmB gene encoding 23S rRNA (guanosine(2251)-2'-O)-methyltransferase RlmB yields the protein MAPPFRPKHARPAGGRQGARRSDGPPPHRPGDIDEAVLYGVHPVVEALKNPQRRHRRLLATENGLRRLQEQIDPLPLQAEIVRPSEIDRLLTPDSVHQGLYLVCDPLPSPDLDSLPDDAVVLALDQITDPHNVGAILRSAAAFAAAAVIVTIRHSPAATGVLAKSASGALEHVPLIAVRNLGDALETLGKRGFLRVGFDSDGDVALDDVALRRPLVMVMGAEGKGLRQRSRELCDHVARLEVPGTITSLNVSNATAIALYAASRR from the coding sequence ATGGCTCCGCCGTTCCGCCCGAAACATGCCAGGCCCGCTGGGGGCAGACAGGGCGCCCGCCGTAGCGACGGTCCGCCACCGCACCGGCCGGGCGATATCGACGAGGCCGTGCTCTACGGCGTGCATCCGGTCGTCGAGGCGCTGAAGAATCCGCAGCGCCGCCACAGGCGCCTGCTCGCCACCGAGAATGGCCTGCGCCGCCTGCAGGAGCAAATCGATCCTTTGCCGCTCCAGGCCGAGATCGTACGCCCCTCCGAGATCGACCGCCTGCTGACACCTGATTCGGTGCATCAGGGCCTCTACCTCGTCTGCGATCCCCTGCCCTCGCCCGATCTCGACAGCCTGCCGGACGACGCCGTCGTGCTCGCGCTCGACCAGATCACCGATCCGCACAATGTCGGCGCCATCCTGCGTTCGGCCGCCGCCTTTGCCGCGGCAGCGGTGATCGTCACGATCCGCCATTCCCCGGCCGCGACCGGGGTGCTCGCCAAATCCGCCTCGGGCGCGCTGGAGCATGTGCCGCTGATCGCCGTGCGCAATCTCGGCGACGCCCTGGAGACGCTGGGCAAGCGCGGCTTCCTGCGCGTCGGCTTCGATTCGGATGGCGATGTCGCCCTCGATGACGTCGCGTTGCGCCGCCCGCTGGTGATGGTGATGGGCGCCGAGGGCAAGGGCCTGCGCCAGCGCTCGCGCGAGCTCTGCGACCATGTCGCGCGGCTCGAGGTGCCCGGCACGATCACCAGCCTCAACGTCTCGAACGCCACCGCGATCGCGCTCTACGCGGCCAGCCGCCGCTGA